One Verrucomicrobiia bacterium genomic region harbors:
- the rodA gene encoding rod shape-determining protein RodA yields the protein MKRLTLRQKLENLDWVLLFVVVLCAVAGIACIYSATWISERPELRVAYQRQAFWAAIGLVACFIVSLIDYQLFLKWVWIFFGGAIAVLLLVLLVGREVHGAKSWLAIGSLSVQPAEFTKVCFIIFLAWFLTKQGKNVRSLSTFLISCAVMGVFMILILKQPDLGSAAVFIPIAFAMMFVGGVAKRWLALGGVLGVVGAVLAFFFKLKPYQKARLATFLNPSLDVSGAGYHLNQSKIAIGSGGLSGKGFMEGTQNMLGFLPRDVSFSDFIFSVIGEEFGFIGGVALILAFTFILFSALRISMRSRDLEGSLVATGVVMLFFAHIFENIGMTIGVTPITGIPLPFISYGGSFVLSCFIAIGLLQSVHIHRRVY from the coding sequence ATGAAGCGATTAACTTTACGCCAAAAATTGGAAAATTTAGATTGGGTATTGCTTTTTGTTGTTGTGTTATGCGCGGTGGCTGGGATTGCGTGTATTTATAGCGCGACGTGGATTAGCGAGAGACCGGAATTGCGCGTTGCCTATCAGCGTCAAGCGTTTTGGGCTGCGATCGGGTTGGTGGCGTGTTTCATTGTTTCGTTAATCGATTACCAATTATTTTTAAAGTGGGTATGGATATTTTTTGGTGGCGCCATTGCTGTGTTGCTTTTGGTTTTGTTAGTGGGTCGCGAAGTTCATGGTGCGAAAAGTTGGTTGGCAATTGGTTCCTTGAGCGTGCAACCGGCTGAGTTTACCAAGGTTTGTTTTATTATTTTTTTAGCATGGTTTTTAACTAAGCAAGGTAAGAATGTGCGATCTTTAAGTACTTTTTTAATTAGTTGTGCGGTGATGGGTGTGTTTATGATTCTCATTCTCAAACAGCCCGATTTGGGTTCTGCTGCAGTTTTTATTCCGATCGCTTTTGCCATGATGTTTGTAGGAGGGGTGGCAAAGCGATGGCTGGCATTGGGAGGAGTGCTGGGAGTAGTCGGTGCAGTTTTAGCTTTTTTCTTTAAATTGAAGCCTTATCAAAAAGCGCGTCTTGCCACTTTTTTAAATCCAAGTTTGGATGTGAGTGGAGCGGGTTATCATTTGAATCAAAGTAAGATTGCGATTGGTTCAGGTGGATTGAGCGGAAAAGGATTTATGGAAGGGACACAGAATATGTTAGGATTTTTACCTCGCGATGTGTCGTTTAGCGATTTTATTTTTTCTGTGATTGGAGAGGAGTTTGGATTTATTGGCGGGGTGGCTTTGATTTTAGCGTTTACTTTTATTTTGTTCAGTGCGTTACGCATTTCTATGCGATCTCGGGATTTGGAAGGATCGCTTGTCGCGACGGGGGTGGTTATGTTATTTTTTGCACATATTTTTGAGAATATTGGTATGACCATTGGCGTAACACCGATTACGGGAATTCCGCTGCCATTTATTAGTTATGGCGGTTCTTTTGTGTTGAGTTGTTTTATTGCGATTGGTTTATTGCAAAGTGTGCATATTCATCGAAGAGTTTATTAA
- a CDS encoding Rne/Rng family ribonuclease, with translation MILEKIKGVLGLAPKKPIVEMLISVEKIEKRVALLENGRLEEFHIERRRDMTLPGSIFKGRVKNIEPGLKAMFVDIGAEKNAFLHYWDAMPAALDEVETVDRGRKKSARKRIQVSDIPKLYPEGSDVIVQVTKGPIGTKGARLTTNISIPGRFLVLTPFSDQFGISRKIEAPQERARLRKILSQLEVPDGIGVIIRTVGEGQKARFFVRDLAILLEKWREIEIGLEKKSAPVVLLQESDVVERAVRDFLTDDVDRIIVDQEEAYERVRKTVEQISRRSLKKVKLYQEMVPLFEKFGIERQLENSFQRKVMLKSGASIVVDETEALVAIDVNTGRTKVDGAKENTILATNLEAADEIARQIRLRNMGGLLILDFIDMKSRRDQQAVYQRLRQALSRDKAKTHVLPISPLGLIEMTRQRTEESVAQSHYQDCPQCGGRGVIKTAETMSVEVQRGISRIMRQHPDVHELRVFVNPVLLDRLRKEDEEALVELERRYGGRLAFRADPKLHAEEFVVVNALTEEELK, from the coding sequence ATGATTTTGGAAAAGATTAAGGGAGTTTTGGGATTAGCACCCAAAAAACCTATTGTGGAAATGCTGATTAGCGTGGAAAAAATTGAAAAACGCGTGGCGCTTTTGGAAAATGGGCGTTTGGAAGAGTTTCATATTGAGCGAAGGCGCGATATGACTTTGCCCGGTAGCATTTTTAAAGGGCGCGTGAAAAATATTGAACCAGGTTTGAAGGCGATGTTTGTTGATATTGGCGCTGAAAAAAATGCTTTTTTGCATTATTGGGATGCGATGCCTGCAGCTTTGGACGAAGTGGAAACGGTGGATCGCGGGCGAAAAAAAAGTGCGCGTAAACGAATTCAAGTTTCTGATATTCCCAAACTTTATCCTGAGGGTTCTGACGTCATTGTTCAGGTGACGAAGGGGCCAATAGGAACGAAGGGAGCTCGGCTGACTACGAATATTAGTATTCCTGGAAGGTTTTTGGTGTTAACGCCTTTTTCCGATCAGTTTGGAATCTCTCGAAAGATTGAAGCGCCGCAAGAACGTGCGCGCTTAAGAAAAATTTTGTCTCAACTGGAAGTGCCGGATGGTATTGGCGTAATTATTCGCACAGTGGGTGAGGGTCAGAAAGCTCGATTTTTTGTGCGCGATTTGGCGATTTTGTTGGAAAAATGGCGCGAAATTGAAATCGGGTTAGAGAAAAAATCGGCTCCGGTAGTTTTATTGCAGGAGTCGGATGTGGTAGAGCGAGCGGTGCGCGATTTTTTAACGGATGATGTGGATAGAATTATTGTGGATCAGGAGGAGGCTTACGAAAGGGTGCGTAAGACAGTGGAACAGATTTCGCGTCGTTCACTTAAGAAGGTGAAGTTGTATCAAGAAATGGTTCCTCTTTTTGAAAAGTTTGGCATTGAGCGGCAATTGGAAAATTCTTTTCAAAGAAAAGTGATGTTGAAGAGTGGCGCTTCGATTGTGGTTGATGAAACGGAAGCTTTAGTGGCGATTGATGTGAATACGGGTCGAACCAAGGTAGACGGCGCTAAAGAAAATACTATTTTAGCAACGAATTTAGAGGCAGCAGATGAAATTGCTCGCCAAATTCGGTTGCGCAATATGGGTGGGTTATTGATTTTGGATTTTATTGATATGAAATCGCGTCGCGATCAGCAGGCGGTTTATCAGCGTTTGCGACAAGCTTTATCGCGTGATAAGGCTAAGACGCATGTGTTGCCGATTTCGCCTTTGGGTTTAATTGAGATGACGCGACAACGCACGGAAGAGAGTGTGGCGCAGTCGCATTATCAGGATTGTCCACAGTGTGGGGGACGTGGCGTGATTAAAACGGCAGAAACGATGAGTGTAGAGGTGCAACGTGGTATTTCGCGTATTATGCGGCAGCATCCTGATGTTCATGAGTTACGTGTTTTTGTGAATCCGGTTTTATTAGATCGCTTGCGCAAAGAGGACGAAGAAGCATTAGTGGAGTTGGAGCGACGGTATGGGGGAAGATTGGCATTTCGTGCGGATCCTAAGTTGCATGCGGAAGAGTTTGTTGTTGTTAATGCTTTGACTGAAGAGGAGTTGAAGTAA
- the mrdA gene encoding penicillin-binding protein 2 produces MILDAVGRHSARVKVLGLMILLGLGILVLKLYQLQVGEGQASVERARQQSVRTILLSPARGLVADRWGVPLAELRPSVDIDLYLLEIKSYYRKKYRHLPYIKVQVRRGGVTKAEDEVDIVKVVEDSIAPLRAILGDKLNYDPEALRLHQRIRENVPFQLKSDLSFGELSKIVERNPVVPGVNIAPRPVRRYAYGATGCHLLGYVGKPQEAKLLVREGRKMEVETIGKAGVEFALDDYLQGDPGYRNIEVDSLGSVQRILDQQQPTLGSTVYLTIDLRVQQIVEKAMAGVGRGACVVMDVHNGDILAMVSVPNYDPNTIVTKTGWQDAALNEAKPLMNRALSAYAPGSIFKPIVALAALKYDTVTPSFTTTCYGGMQVGDRYRKCWSFDKGGCGTLSMLGAIRRSCNVYFYTVGIRTGIEKVYDIADRLGLGKKSGLPLRGEDPGTIPSLDWMKRTYPKDRWSNGHMANMAIGQGFVRVSPLQMAGVVSAIANGGTAYYPRLIAKVMNAAGEVVREDPIRVKGQLDMPAEKIEIVRQGMRAVVNEGGGTGSRAAVENYVIAGKTGTAQFPTRIHGRQVKDQRTWFMAFGPYDEPRYAICLMVEGGASGGATCAPIVGEIYKEIFALESSTQGYQLTYLKPYRGHFEGVQEVTPEQDQNPAPPPE; encoded by the coding sequence ATGATTTTAGATGCAGTAGGGCGTCATTCGGCACGAGTGAAGGTTTTGGGATTGATGATTTTGCTTGGTTTGGGGATTTTGGTACTGAAGCTTTATCAGTTGCAAGTGGGAGAAGGGCAAGCTTCTGTAGAGCGAGCGCGGCAGCAAAGTGTGCGCACGATTTTGCTTTCTCCGGCGCGTGGGCTTGTGGCAGATCGATGGGGGGTTCCTTTAGCGGAGTTGCGTCCCAGCGTGGATATTGATTTGTACTTGCTTGAGATTAAAAGTTATTATCGAAAAAAATATCGTCATTTGCCTTATATCAAAGTGCAAGTGCGTCGCGGAGGAGTCACTAAGGCAGAGGATGAAGTGGATATTGTCAAGGTGGTTGAAGATAGTATTGCTCCATTGCGAGCGATTTTGGGGGACAAGTTGAATTATGATCCTGAGGCGCTGCGTTTGCATCAACGTATTCGGGAGAATGTGCCTTTTCAGTTGAAGAGCGATTTGTCATTTGGAGAGTTATCAAAAATTGTGGAACGCAATCCGGTTGTACCTGGGGTTAATATTGCGCCGCGTCCGGTGCGCCGTTACGCGTATGGAGCAACGGGATGCCATTTGTTGGGTTATGTGGGGAAACCTCAAGAGGCTAAGCTTTTGGTTCGTGAAGGTAGAAAAATGGAGGTGGAAACGATTGGGAAAGCAGGTGTGGAATTTGCTTTGGATGATTATTTGCAAGGCGATCCGGGTTATCGAAATATTGAGGTGGATAGCTTGGGAAGTGTGCAACGCATTTTGGATCAGCAGCAGCCGACTTTGGGAAGTACAGTGTATTTGACGATTGATTTGCGTGTGCAACAAATTGTGGAGAAGGCGATGGCAGGTGTGGGGCGTGGCGCGTGTGTGGTGATGGATGTGCATAATGGTGATATTTTAGCGATGGTGTCGGTGCCCAATTATGATCCCAATACGATTGTGACAAAGACGGGGTGGCAGGATGCGGCGTTAAATGAAGCGAAGCCTTTGATGAATCGGGCGTTGTCAGCTTATGCGCCAGGGTCCATTTTTAAACCGATTGTGGCTTTGGCTGCGCTGAAATATGACACGGTAACGCCTTCTTTTACTACGACGTGTTATGGCGGGATGCAAGTGGGGGATCGTTATCGAAAATGTTGGAGTTTTGATAAGGGAGGCTGTGGAACTTTATCTATGTTAGGGGCGATTCGGCGTTCGTGTAATGTTTACTTTTATACGGTGGGGATTCGAACTGGAATTGAAAAAGTATATGATATTGCGGATCGATTGGGTTTAGGGAAAAAATCAGGCTTACCATTGCGGGGTGAGGATCCGGGAACGATCCCCTCATTGGATTGGATGAAGCGAACTTACCCGAAAGATCGATGGAGTAATGGGCACATGGCGAATATGGCAATTGGGCAAGGTTTTGTGCGTGTGTCTCCTTTGCAGATGGCGGGTGTGGTATCGGCCATTGCGAATGGAGGGACGGCTTATTATCCTCGCTTGATTGCTAAAGTAATGAATGCTGCGGGTGAGGTAGTGCGAGAAGATCCTATTCGAGTGAAGGGGCAGTTGGATATGCCTGCGGAAAAAATAGAAATTGTTCGGCAAGGTATGCGAGCTGTTGTGAATGAGGGAGGTGGAACGGGTTCGCGAGCGGCGGTAGAAAATTATGTGATTGCTGGAAAAACTGGCACGGCGCAATTTCCCACTCGCATTCATGGTCGTCAGGTCAAGGATCAGCGCACATGGTTTATGGCTTTTGGACCCTATGACGAGCCGCGTTATGCAATTTGTTTGATGGTAGAGGGAGGCGCTTCGGGGGGGGCAACGTGCGCGCCGATTGTGGGAGAGATTTATAAAGAAATTTTTGCTTTGGAAAGTTCCACCCAAGGTTATCAATTGACTTATTTAAAACCGTATCGTGGTCATTTTGAAGGTGTACAAGAAGTGACACCGGAACAAGATCAAAATCCTGCACCACCTCCGGAGTAA
- a CDS encoding Ig domain-containing protein — MKQLIWGNLASTIFLIALHSHALTLDPPYEIRGRVKQSLSFQIQYSPTNVPTQFSATDLPTNLNLNTTEGIISGTPLHKTTNLSITITAIQINPTNAQLNATNSQIYTLTIKRRYPKPRITSRLFKSIEIKWDPYHAIHKIDGRYRITAVPAPTNFSVVFPVGKSGNATNSDIAWPEDWPEFNKNRGEIDFYYRETKRRIPVGTFPIKLIVENRAGIATNTLRLEITKKDE; from the coding sequence ATGAAACAATTAATCTGGGGCAATTTAGCAAGTACGATATTCCTAATCGCCCTGCATAGCCATGCTTTAACCTTAGACCCTCCCTACGAAATTCGGGGGCGCGTGAAACAATCTCTATCCTTTCAAATCCAATATTCTCCCACCAACGTTCCCACCCAATTCAGCGCAACCGACTTACCCACCAACTTAAACCTTAATACAACTGAAGGCATTATCTCAGGCACTCCCCTTCATAAAACCACCAACCTCTCCATTACCATCACTGCCATACAAATCAATCCCACCAATGCCCAACTCAATGCCACCAATTCACAAATTTACACCCTCACCATAAAACGTCGCTACCCTAAACCCAGAATCACCAGTCGCCTCTTTAAATCCATCGAAATCAAATGGGATCCTTACCATGCCATCCACAAAATTGATGGACGCTATCGCATCACCGCCGTGCCCGCTCCTACCAATTTTAGCGTCGTTTTCCCAGTAGGAAAATCTGGCAACGCTACCAATAGTGATATCGCTTGGCCTGAGGATTGGCCCGAATTCAACAAAAACCGCGGTGAAATCGATTTTTACTATCGCGAAACCAAACGTCGCATCCCTGTTGGCACTTTTCCTATCAAACTCATCGTAGAAAATCGTGCCGGTATCGCCACCAATACCCTTCGTCTAGAAATTACTAAAAAAGATGAATAA
- a CDS encoding septal ring lytic transglycosylase RlpA family protein, with protein sequence MKWFNGFIMSFCLLALAACVNTHMGGGKTEGRLNASWYGEQFHGRQTASGEVYNMYDKTAAHRSLPFGTLLRVRNLANQRVTTVKVNDRGPFVRGRDLDLSYAAAKDLDMISQGVAEVYVENLGRAGGYQKTVQVAAPVAQAESIPRAEPVGQALPVTIQVGSFREKENAEHVREGLALNYSSVFIEEAKDQGVYRVRVGHFASREEADPTAQQLAQEGYSAWIVAD encoded by the coding sequence ATGAAATGGTTTAACGGTTTTATCATGAGTTTTTGTCTTTTAGCGCTTGCCGCTTGTGTGAATACTCATATGGGAGGGGGTAAGACGGAAGGACGTTTGAATGCATCTTGGTATGGCGAACAATTTCATGGGCGACAAACGGCATCGGGCGAGGTTTATAATATGTATGATAAAACGGCTGCGCATCGTTCTTTACCGTTTGGAACTTTGCTACGGGTAAGAAATTTGGCTAATCAAAGGGTGACAACGGTAAAGGTGAATGATCGCGGTCCTTTTGTTCGAGGGCGAGATTTGGATCTTTCTTATGCGGCGGCCAAGGATTTGGATATGATATCGCAAGGGGTAGCGGAGGTTTATGTTGAAAATTTAGGTCGTGCAGGAGGTTATCAAAAAACGGTGCAGGTGGCAGCGCCCGTGGCGCAAGCCGAATCGATTCCGCGAGCGGAGCCGGTGGGGCAGGCGTTGCCTGTTACGATTCAGGTGGGTTCTTTTCGAGAAAAGGAAAATGCGGAACATGTCAGAGAAGGGTTGGCTTTGAATTATTCGTCTGTTTTTATCGAAGAGGCAAAGGATCAAGGGGTCTATCGGGTCCGAGTGGGACATTTTGCGAGTCGTGAAGAGGCGGATCCTACGGCGCAACAATTGGCTCAAGAGGGTTATTCGGCTTGGATCGTTGCGGATTAA
- the mreC gene encoding rod shape-determining protein MreC encodes MAAEDSAFLIGRRCAIMKKVYWLILIIILSLISALFLIPKDVAQDWKLKVLEITSPFFKGIARVKWQVTVLGNDLKSINQIKKENLELLAINAQLRAENETFRNLEKENQELKKALRFQQTSSFQLLIARVIAREPSTWWQYITIDRGEEDGLEVDQAVVSPQGLIGKVSAVTPGTAKVVLLGDENCRVSATLEGSNEQGIVVGQLTEVGGVQCRMTFISRTAAIDIGQKVYTSGLGGVFPQGLLVGEVAELVSANESGGFGLYREVLIMPSAELSNLGDVFVVIRKK; translated from the coding sequence ATGGCTGCGGAAGACAGCGCGTTTTTAATAGGAAGGCGTTGTGCGATCATGAAAAAAGTTTATTGGTTAATTTTGATCATTATCCTTTCCCTTATTAGTGCTCTTTTTTTGATTCCTAAAGATGTGGCACAGGATTGGAAGTTGAAAGTTTTGGAGATAACATCTCCTTTTTTTAAGGGTATTGCGAGAGTGAAGTGGCAGGTGACGGTATTAGGCAATGATTTGAAGTCGATTAATCAAATAAAAAAAGAAAATTTAGAGTTGTTAGCGATTAATGCGCAGTTGCGTGCGGAGAACGAGACGTTTCGCAATTTGGAAAAAGAAAATCAGGAATTAAAAAAGGCATTGCGATTTCAGCAAACCAGTTCTTTTCAATTGTTAATTGCCCGAGTGATTGCGCGAGAACCTTCGACGTGGTGGCAATATATTACTATTGATCGTGGGGAGGAAGATGGTTTGGAGGTGGATCAAGCAGTGGTTTCTCCACAAGGATTAATTGGAAAAGTGTCGGCGGTGACGCCGGGAACGGCTAAGGTGGTTTTATTGGGTGATGAAAATTGTCGTGTTTCAGCGACGTTGGAAGGCAGTAATGAGCAAGGGATTGTAGTGGGTCAGTTAACGGAGGTAGGAGGTGTGCAATGTCGGATGACATTTATTTCTCGAACTGCTGCGATTGATATTGGTCAGAAAGTTTATACTTCGGGGTTGGGTGGAGTTTTTCCGCAGGGATTGTTAGTGGGTGAGGTCGCGGAATTGGTTTCGGCCAATGAGAGCGGTGGTTTTGGATTGTACCGTGAAGTGTTAATTATGCCTTCGGCTGAATTATCAAATTTAGGCGATGTTTTTGTGGTCATTCGAAAAAAATAG
- a CDS encoding rod shape-determining protein, translating into MLRKLLGFFSSDIGIDLGTANTLVFVKDRGVVLREPSVVAVQSGTRKVVAVGDEAKRMLGRTPGNITAVRPLKDGVIADFDITEAMLRHFIKKVHHGSKLVSPMVVIAIPSGITEVEKRAVRESALHAGAREVYLIEEPMAAALGVGLPVQEAAGNMIVDIGGGTTEIAIISLGGIVYCRSVRVAGDELDESISIYLKRAYNLMIGERTAEDIKIKIGSVHVMDKEMTMEVKGRDLVAGLPKTLTITSQEVREALLGPVQTILEAIRITLERCPPELSADLIDRGIVLAGGGALLRGMDRLISEETALPVYVAEDPLSAVVEGTGKVLQEFKFLKKVASYEGKAS; encoded by the coding sequence ATGTTAAGAAAGTTGCTTGGATTTTTTTCCAGCGATATTGGTATTGATTTAGGAACAGCCAATACGCTGGTTTTTGTTAAGGATCGCGGTGTTGTGTTGCGAGAACCTTCGGTTGTGGCCGTGCAATCTGGCACGCGCAAGGTAGTAGCAGTGGGCGATGAAGCGAAGCGCATGTTGGGCAGAACGCCTGGAAATATTACTGCGGTGCGGCCTTTGAAAGATGGGGTGATTGCGGATTTTGATATTACGGAAGCGATGTTGCGTCATTTTATTAAGAAGGTGCATCATGGTAGTAAGTTGGTGAGTCCGATGGTTGTGATTGCAATTCCTTCAGGCATTACGGAAGTTGAAAAGCGTGCGGTTCGCGAGTCGGCTTTGCATGCGGGTGCGCGGGAGGTTTATTTGATTGAGGAGCCGATGGCGGCGGCGTTGGGTGTGGGATTGCCGGTGCAAGAAGCGGCGGGAAATATGATTGTGGATATTGGTGGTGGGACGACGGAAATTGCGATTATTTCTTTAGGTGGCATTGTTTATTGTCGCAGTGTACGAGTGGCAGGCGATGAGTTGGATGAGAGTATTAGCATTTATTTAAAGCGTGCGTATAATTTAATGATTGGTGAAAGAACTGCGGAAGATATTAAAATAAAAATCGGTTCGGTGCATGTGATGGATAAAGAGATGACGATGGAAGTGAAGGGACGCGATTTGGTGGCGGGTTTGCCGAAGACGTTGACGATCACTTCTCAAGAAGTGCGGGAGGCATTGTTGGGGCCGGTGCAAACGATTTTAGAAGCGATTCGTATTACGTTGGAACGTTGTCCTCCAGAGTTATCGGCAGATTTGATTGATCGTGGTATTGTTTTGGCGGGTGGCGGTGCGCTGTTGCGAGGTATGGATCGTTTGATTTCTGAAGAGACAGCATTGCCTGTGTATGTAGCGGAGGATCCCTTGAGTGCGGTGGTGGAAGGCACAGGTAAAGTGTTGCAAGAATTTAAATTTTTAAAGAAAGTGGCTTCTTACGAAGGGAAAGCCAGTTAA
- a CDS encoding AI-2E family transporter, whose translation MNSPNPQQQKLWYYALSGLSIAVLGLLIYGLGYLFVKTALFLKSILLPLAIAAVVAYLMEPVVCQMGKWKIKRPWAVLILFGVVILVLVGLGLWVVPLIINEINSLIENFDTYWDKLVETVTGWGQQIGAQFQMHPQWADQIKKWGSTYGVQSVSTMGKWLLKGAQQISTVVAMSIGLTMVPLFVFYFLQERPKIEANWKRYVPLRRTWFKEEVTHVLEKINEYLIVFFRGQVVVAACIGLLNSVGLVLIGLDFGLLIGIVSGVLSIIPYLGIILSITPALTIAYLQSQGFLLPGLVVVVFVVTQMIEGFFITPKIMGDRVGLHPLTVIIAILFWSQVLGGILGALLAIPLTATVRVLFVRYILNPDRVEVKA comes from the coding sequence TTGAATTCGCCAAATCCCCAACAACAAAAATTGTGGTATTACGCTCTGAGTGGGCTCAGCATTGCGGTTTTGGGTTTGTTGATTTATGGGTTGGGTTATCTTTTTGTTAAGACAGCGCTTTTTTTAAAATCGATTTTACTCCCGCTAGCGATTGCGGCTGTGGTGGCTTATTTAATGGAGCCAGTGGTTTGTCAGATGGGAAAATGGAAAATTAAACGACCGTGGGCAGTTTTGATTTTGTTTGGGGTAGTTATTTTAGTGCTGGTTGGGTTGGGATTATGGGTGGTGCCGTTAATCATTAATGAGATTAATAGTTTGATCGAAAATTTTGATACTTATTGGGATAAGTTGGTGGAGACGGTAACAGGTTGGGGACAGCAGATAGGTGCACAGTTTCAAATGCATCCTCAGTGGGCAGATCAAATTAAAAAATGGGGATCGACTTATGGTGTGCAGAGTGTTTCTACGATGGGGAAATGGTTGTTAAAAGGAGCGCAGCAAATTTCTACAGTGGTTGCGATGTCGATTGGTTTGACGATGGTGCCGCTTTTTGTTTTTTATTTTTTACAGGAAAGGCCAAAAATTGAAGCGAATTGGAAGCGTTATGTGCCATTGCGCCGAACTTGGTTTAAGGAAGAGGTCACGCATGTTTTGGAAAAAATTAATGAATATCTCATTGTTTTTTTTCGAGGCCAGGTTGTGGTGGCAGCTTGTATTGGGTTGTTGAATAGTGTGGGTCTTGTTTTGATTGGGTTAGATTTTGGTTTGCTTATTGGAATTGTCAGTGGTGTGTTGAGCATTATTCCTTATTTGGGAATTATTTTAAGCATTACGCCGGCTTTGACGATTGCTTATTTGCAGTCGCAGGGGTTTTTGTTGCCAGGGTTGGTCGTGGTGGTGTTTGTGGTGACGCAAATGATCGAAGGATTTTTTATTACTCCCAAGATTATGGGAGATCGTGTGGGGTTGCATCCGTTGACAGTTATTATTGCGATTTTGTTTTGGAGCCAGGTTTTAGGAGGTATTTTGGGCGCTTTACTAGCGATTCCGTTGACGGCAACGGTGCGTGTTTTGTTTGTTCGTTATATTTTAAATCCTGATCGAGTGGAGGTAAAAGCATGA